The Antennarius striatus isolate MH-2024 chromosome 23, ASM4005453v1, whole genome shotgun sequence genome has a segment encoding these proteins:
- the cskmt gene encoding citrate synthase-lysine N-methyltransferase CSKMT, mitochondrial isoform X1, which produces MATFLKRLTLTSRRVCVACVRKRSALTNELIEGMDKKETWDRFYAKRSSRTTSFKNFEWFFGFDAVRDFIMPLLQTTPDSDALLRVVDMGCGISALGPCIYRHSPLPVWVTCADISPIAVKLMQEHIRGKAVEPHSLSSKLEFVELDCTQLHKHFSSGSVDLIVDKGTTDALLRSEEGKEKASLVLKQCLKVLRSSGSLLQFSDEDPDARMLWLETEAHNQGVMASVGVQEVGELRGVCYYCYHVTPRQAA; this is translated from the exons ATGGCTACCTTCTTGAAGCGGTTGACTTTGACAAGCCGGCGGGTGTGTGTAGCTTGTGTAAGGAAGCGCTCCGCTCTCACTA ATGAGCTGATAGAAGGCATGGATAAGAAAGAAACCTGGGACCGCTTCTACGCtaagaggagcagcaggacaaCTTCCTTTAAGAACTTTGAGTGGTTCTTCGGTTTTGATGCGGTCCGAGACTTCATTATGCCACTTTTACAAACCACACCTGACTCCGATGCTCTGCTGCGAGTTGTAGACATGGGCTGTGGCATTTCTGCTCTAGGCCCCTGCATTTACAGACATTCACCTCTCCCGGTTTGGGTAACATGTGCTGATATTTCTCCCATAGCTGTGAAACTAATGCAGGAACACATTCGAGGCAAAGCTGTTGAACCTCACAGTCTTTCTTCCAAGCTTGAGTTTGTGGAGCTGGATTGCACACAGCTTCATAAACACTTTAGTTCTGGGAGTGTGGATCTCATCGTTGACAAAGGCACCACTGACGCCTTGTTGAGATCTGAGGAAGGCAAAGAGAAGGCCAGTTTGGTGCTGAAGCAGTGTTTGAAGGTTCTGCGGAGCTCAGGATCTCTTCTCCAGTTCTCTGATGAGGACCCTGATGCCAGGATGTTGTGGCTGGAGACTGAGGCACACAACCAGGGGGTGATGGCAAGTGTTGGTGTGCAGGAGGTGGGGGAGCTAAGGGGAGTGTGTTACTACTGTTATCACGTAACTCCTCGCCAGGCTGCATAG
- the cskmt gene encoding citrate synthase-lysine N-methyltransferase CSKMT, mitochondrial isoform X2, with protein MDKKETWDRFYAKRSSRTTSFKNFEWFFGFDAVRDFIMPLLQTTPDSDALLRVVDMGCGISALGPCIYRHSPLPVWVTCADISPIAVKLMQEHIRGKAVEPHSLSSKLEFVELDCTQLHKHFSSGSVDLIVDKGTTDALLRSEEGKEKASLVLKQCLKVLRSSGSLLQFSDEDPDARMLWLETEAHNQGVMASVGVQEVGELRGVCYYCYHVTPRQAA; from the coding sequence ATGGATAAGAAAGAAACCTGGGACCGCTTCTACGCtaagaggagcagcaggacaaCTTCCTTTAAGAACTTTGAGTGGTTCTTCGGTTTTGATGCGGTCCGAGACTTCATTATGCCACTTTTACAAACCACACCTGACTCCGATGCTCTGCTGCGAGTTGTAGACATGGGCTGTGGCATTTCTGCTCTAGGCCCCTGCATTTACAGACATTCACCTCTCCCGGTTTGGGTAACATGTGCTGATATTTCTCCCATAGCTGTGAAACTAATGCAGGAACACATTCGAGGCAAAGCTGTTGAACCTCACAGTCTTTCTTCCAAGCTTGAGTTTGTGGAGCTGGATTGCACACAGCTTCATAAACACTTTAGTTCTGGGAGTGTGGATCTCATCGTTGACAAAGGCACCACTGACGCCTTGTTGAGATCTGAGGAAGGCAAAGAGAAGGCCAGTTTGGTGCTGAAGCAGTGTTTGAAGGTTCTGCGGAGCTCAGGATCTCTTCTCCAGTTCTCTGATGAGGACCCTGATGCCAGGATGTTGTGGCTGGAGACTGAGGCACACAACCAGGGGGTGATGGCAAGTGTTGGTGTGCAGGAGGTGGGGGAGCTAAGGGGAGTGTGTTACTACTGTTATCACGTAACTCCTCGCCAGGCTGCATAG
- the epdl1 gene encoding ependymin-like 1, protein MRLLLGLSCLLAACLAQKPHHCISPPLMSGELTVSTQNEKLFVFAKYLYDALGQKIRLMELVTYDNKTFTFDGLLLFREGIMYEIHYDNKTCKKLPLKADFHPMAIPKDASLLGQAILGSSSGPGQGLLVNTWTGELPENGEKYMSTFTEFGCIPVSSVVHTKDYGWMVSSLFNNIIGITNPNLLYPPSFCMDKELDIEEEPVDFHSFFQKMR, encoded by the exons ATGAGGCTTTTATTGGGTTTAAGTTGTCTGCTGGCTGCTTGCCTGGCTCAGAAACCTCACCACTGCA TAAGTCCTCCTCTTATGAGCGGCGAACTCACCGTG TCCACACAGAATGAGAAGTTATTTGTCTTCGCTAAATACCTTTATGACGCACTGGGACAGAAAATACGCTTGATGGAGTTGGTCACCTACGACAATAAGACATTCACATTTGATGGCCTTCTGCTCTTCAGAGAG GGTATCATGTATGAGATTCATTACGACAATAAGACCTGCAAGAAGCTGCCCCTGAAGGCAGACTTCCACCCGATGGCAATACCAAAAGATGCGTCTCTGCTGGGCCAGGCCATCCTAGGAAGCTCATCTGGACCTGGACAAGGACTCCTGGTCAACACGTGGACTGGAGAGCTACCTGAGAACGGAG AAAAGTACATGTCTACATTCACCGAATTCGGATGCATTCCTGTGAGCTCGGTCGTCCACACCAAGGACTATGGGTGGATGGTGTCCAG TCTCTTCAACAACATCATTGGAATTACTAACCCCAACTTGCTGTACCCCCCAAGCTTCTGCATGGACAAGGAGCTTGACATTGAGGAAGAGCCAGTAGACTTCCACAGCTTCTTCCAAAAGATGCGCTGA
- the alpk1 gene encoding alpha-protein kinase 1 produces MDSKQVGDFLEECLGAVAGVHPSYQPTEAERKSYWSCRDLLCDELASLLQEAVDMKWPFAPEKWQYKQSVSATDKTNLSDLISKNLPQLLACLKASIKAHETSSALAVVFLLDRFLYWTDDSSRLLKITKLLHRLNPDSPVAPQLVIRQARVYLNAGKLQKAEYILSSLINYSGATGCWVYYSESDRALVQAVSIQVRGMILQKLGLWLEAAELIWASLIGYYALPQPDKKGIGTSLGLLANILVSMNDEDFHAFRTNPDIDLSLLRDRSHRLLSAAQAAKMAVIYSQYTSLYVLTNVVTQGTCLLSYSFSMECPASQRTAYLLQAKEAFSIGLLTKAEGELVTSKQELHTFLKAAYSLTVVHKWLGTGQDVVDQATQACQKALSIFYEYDADTKNKDNLCAEIMRLVTQVKLMLRVEPFFKSDKGSYIPDNYRNIKDISVNFTLESFAKVMQRFQKYHASLCKTNSTKCKQTKDEIDGARLCITSVGTTIETLDTECSNDSSKVVKNAARAEELGPDQKSSGSFARKSDLETTLGSTDSLGSSWQNFSFSSSGSPRPGSSADAGNFAIRQEVSSQSCLTTEVEDQNLQGFNSGVSSLRYAIPDASFSNTNSDSEKFDLIQAGVETLGTEEDWLTEVGVPLKPSGANLAPQSLSQLTLRTTSSSLSESFSSQSSWEKLLVDSSSPTDRNPRSKSQSKAGSVQSSKSSESDGSFFLLETLDSETDVSAHENKASGLQLTQSLKSLHFDSTEALANPQPNLSHSDPEQCAPTETSTESSFEMLEENQSEVCATETAHVSQRRNPLCYTCLKHLTEAAAVPERQYLLSQQDYQALLAGVCNDCLLKRLHSDKMQFKLKKHRTAYSALHLKFSKATGLWTARETCVYIGEPMGEQGKQRRAIWVTFLHQEERLSSYVGKDYLKPRGIQFHLKDVERQMTAQYYVTEFNKSLYDKEVMAQIFFIPSEALLILNGDDVVGCVTVEPYMLGDFVKLTNNTGKKDKSFHATEYGLAFGHFTYLFSDCQEVVVDLQGWVTANGKGLTYLTDPQIHSIKTPKGPSNFAARGLNYFLEEQHGPECNDICHLLSLPPLVRDMQPQKP; encoded by the exons ATGGATAGCAAACAAGTGGGAGATTTTCTGGAGGAGTGTCTCGGAGCTGTGGCTGGAGTTCATCCGTCCTACCAGCCCACTgaggcagagaggaagagctaCTGGAGCTGCAGAG ACTTGTTGTGTGATGAGCTGGCCTCTCTCCTGCAGGAGGCAGTGGACATGAAGTGGCCTTTTGCACCGGAAAAATGGCAGTATAAGCAGTCCGTCAGTGCCACTGACAAGACCAACCTGAGTGACCTCATCAGCAAGAATCTACCTCAGCTACTG GCTTGTCTAAAGGCTTCCATCAAAGCTCACGAGACGAGCTCGGCGCTGGCCGTGGTCTTCTTACTTGACCGCTTCCTCTACTGGACAGACGACTCCAGTCGACTACTGAAGATCACCAAGTTGCTCCACAGGCTTAATCCTGACAGCCCTGTTGCCCCCCAACTGGTAATACGACAAGCTAGAGTCTACCTCAACGCCG GCAAATTACAGAAAGCAGAATACATCCTGAGCAGCCTCATCAACTATAGTGGTGCCACAG GTTGTTGGGTGTACTACTCTGAAAGTGACAGAGCGCTTGTGCAGGCTGTTAGTATTCAAGTGCGTGGAATGATTTTGCAAAAGCTCG GCCTGTGGCTAGAGGCTGCAGAGTTGATCTGGGCATCTCTAATTGGTTACTATGCTCTTCCTCAACCTGACAAGAAG GGCATTGGAACCTCCCTTGGCTTATTGGCTAACATATTGGTGTCTATGAATGATGAGGACTTCCACGCCTTCAGAACTAATCCAGACATTGATTTG TCTTTACTTCGGGACAGGAGTCATCGTCTGCTTTCAGCAGCCCAGGCAGCAAAGATGGCAGTGATATACAGCCAGTACACGTCACTCTATGTGTTGACTAATGTG GTAACGCAGGGGACCTGCTTGTTGTCGTACAGTTTCTCAATGGAATGTCCTGCCTCTCAAAGGACGGCTTACCTCCTGCAGGCTAAAGAGGCATTTTCAATTGGCCTACTTACCAAAGCAGAGGGCGAGCTGGTAACCAGCAAACAGGAGCTTCACACCTTCCTCAAGGCAGCCTATTCGCTGACTGTTGTTCACAAGTGGCTTGGCACTGGTCAGGACGTTGTAGACCAGGCAACCCAAGCTTGCCAGAAGGCATTGTCAATTTTCTATGAATATGATGCAGATACCAAAAACAAAGATAACCTCTGTGCTGAGATCATGCGTCTGGTCACTCAGGTCAAGCTGATGTTGCGAGTGGAGCCTTTCTTTAAGTCAGACAAGGGGTCTTATATCCCTGATAACTACAGAAATATCAAGGACATATCAGTAAATTTCACTTTGGAAAGTTTTGCAAAGGTGATGCAGAGATTCCAAAAGTATCATGCGTCGCTGTGCAAGACAAACAGCACAAAGTGTAAGCAGACAAAGGATGAAATAGATGGGGCAAGGCTGTGTATAACATCAGTGGGAACAACCATTGAAACACTTGACACAGAATGTAGCAATGATTCCAGTAAAGTGGTAAAAAATGCAGCCAGAGCTGAGGAGCTGGGACCAGATCAAAAGAGCTCAGGTTCGTTTGCCAGAAAGTCTGATCTGGAAACAACTCTAGGAAGCACAGATAGCCTGGGTTCATCATGGCAGAACTTCTCTTTTAGTAGTTCAGGATCACCAAGGCCTGGCAGCAGTGCCGATGCAGGAAATTTCGCCATTAGACAGGAAGTAAGCAGCCAGAGCTGTCTCACAACTGAGGTTGAGGATCAGAACTTACAGGGTTTTAACTCAGGTGTCAGTTCCCTGAGATATGCGATACCTGACGCTTCTTTTTCAAATACAAATAGTGATTCTGAGAAATTTGATCTGATACAAGCTGGTGTAGAAACCCTGGGCACCGAGGAGGATTGGTTGACCGAAGTTGGAGTTCCGCTCAAACCATCAGGAGCGAACCTAGCACCACAATCCCTATCGCAACTAACTCTCAGAACAACCTCCAGCTCTCTCAGTGAGAGTTTCAGCTCTCAGTCATCATGGGAGAAACTATTAGTTGACTCGAGCTCCCCTACAGACAGAAACCCTCGATCAAAAAGCCAGTCAAAAGCAGGAAGTGTCCAAAGCAGCAAGTCATCAGAATCTGATGGAAGCTTCTTTCTTTTGGAAACCCTTGATTCAGAGACTGATGTTTCTGCTCATGAAAACAAAGCATCTGGGTTGCAATTGACACAATCTCTGAAGAGTCTTCATTTTGATTCCACTGAAGCCTTAGCAAACCCACAGCCAAACCTTTCCCATTCAGATCCAGAACAGTGTGCTCCTACTGAAACCTCCACAGAGAGTTCATTTGAGATGTTGGAAGAGAACCAAAGCGAAGTCTGTGCTACTGAAACGGCGCATGTTTCCCAGAGGAGGAACCCCCTGTGCTACACCTGCTTAAAGCACCtcactgaagctgctgctgtcccCGAGAGACAGTATTTGTTGTCACAGCAGGATTACCAGGCTCTGCTGGCTGGAGTTTGTAACGACTGTCTGCTAAAGAGATTACACAGCGATAAGATGCAATTCAAACTCAAGAAGCACAGAACTGCTTATA GTGCTCTTCATTTAAAGTTCTCCAAAGCCACAGGGCTGTGGACAGCCAGGGAGACTTGTGTTTACATTGGAGAGCCAATGGGGGAGCAGGGCAAGCAAAGAAGAGCAATCTGGGTAACGTTTTTACACCAAGAAGAAAGGTTAAGCAG TTATGTGGGGAAAGATTACCTGAAGCCAAGAGGGATCCAGTTTCACCTGAAAGATGTGGAGAGACAGATGACGGCCCAGTACTACGTGACTGAATTCAATAAGAGTCTTTATGACAAGGAAGTCATGGCTCAGATCTTCTTCATCCCCTCAGAAGCTCTACTG ATACTGAATGGAGATGACGTAGTTGGATGTGTAACAGTAGAGCCCTACATGCTGGGAGACTTTGTCAAACTGACCAACAACACTGGGAAAAAAGACAAGAGCTTCCACGCCACGGAGTACGGCCTTGCCTTTGGACACTTCACCTACCTGTTCTCCGACTGCCAGGAAGTTGTTGTAGACCTACAAG GCTGGGTGACTGCCAACGGCAAAGGACTGACCTACCTCACTGACCCCCAGATCCACTCCATCAAGACTCCCAAAGGCCCCTCAAACTTTGCTGCCAGAGGCCTGAATTACTTTCTGGAAGAGCAGCACGGACCAGAGTGCAATGACATTTGCCATCTGCTCAGTCTCCCTCCCTTGGTCAGAGATATGCAGCCTCAGAAGCCTTGA